One window of Balearica regulorum gibbericeps isolate bBalReg1 chromosome 20, bBalReg1.pri, whole genome shotgun sequence genomic DNA carries:
- the AMBP gene encoding protein AMBP, with translation MMFWGLLSLLLLFTAASGTPVGDQDEDIQVQENFEAERMYGKWYDIAIGTNCKWMKNYKEKFSMGTLVLGPGPSANQISTASTRLRQGDCTHVSGEYQKTSTPGKYTYYNPKWDVSIRSYVLRTNYEEYAVILMKKKSSFGPSTTLKLYGRSPELREDLIESFQQLALEMGIPADSIFILANRGECIPQETATASQRARRAVLPPEEGSAAGPLLPYTGNKEDSCRLSQDAGPCSGMLSRFFYNSSSMACETFLYGGCLGNGNNFYSEKECLQACRTEAACRLPIVQGPCQKPVTRWAFDAAQGKCITFSYGGCKGNGNQFYSEKECKEYCGAPPLAEDEEFLHLSN, from the exons ATGATGTTTTGGGgtcttctttccctcctcctcctctttacTGCGGCCAGCGGGACCCCTGTTGGGGACCAGGATGAGGATATCCAAGTGCAGGAGAATTTTGAGGCTGAGCGG ATGTACGGGAAGTGGTACGACATCGCCATCGGCACAAACTGCAAATGGATGAAGAACTACAAGGAGAAGTTCAGCATGGGCACGCtggtgctgggccctggcccCAGCGCCAACCAGATCAGCACTGCCAGCACCAGGCTGCG gcAAGGTGACTGCACGCACGTCTCAGGGGAGTACCAGAAAACCAGCACCCCCGGCAAATACACCTACTATAACCCCA AATGGGATGTGTCTATCCGGTCCTATGTGCTCCGCACCAATTACGAAGAATATGCTGTCATtctgatgaagaagaaaagtagtTTTGGCCCAAGCACCACCCTGAAGCTGTACG GGAGGAGCCCGGAGCTGCGGGAGGACCTCATCGAGTCTTTCCAGCAGCTGGCTCTAGAGATGGGCATCCCCGCAGACTCCATCTTCATCTTGGCCAACAGAG GTGAATGCATTCCTCAGGAGACTGCAACTGCCTCCCAG AGGGCCCGGAGAGCAGTCCTGCCCCCCGAGGAGGGCTCGGCCGCAGGACCCCTGCTCCCTTACACTGGCAATAAGGAAG ACTCGTGTCGGCTGAGCCAGGACGCCGGGCCATGCAGCGGGATGCTCTCCCGCTTCTTCTACAACTCCTCCTCCATGGCCTGCGAAACCTTCCTCTACGGCGGCTGTCTGGGCAACGGCAACAACTTCTACTCGGAGAAGGAGTGCCTGCAGGCGTGCCGGACGGAGG ctgcctgcaggctgccCATCGTCCAGGGTCCCTGCCAGAAGCCGGTGACGCGCTGGGCCTTCGACGCCGCTCAGGGCAAGTGCATCACGTTCAGCTACGGAGGCTGCAAGGGCAACGGGAACCAGTTCTACTCGGAGAAGGAGTGCAAGGAGTACTGCGGGGCTCCTCCGCTGGCAG AGGACGAGGAGTTCCTGCATCTGTCAAACTGA